A genomic stretch from Thiomicrorhabdus sp. includes:
- the ccmB gene encoding heme exporter protein CcmB yields the protein MSSLWSLIRRDLLLAYRRRGEVGNALIFFGLVVLLFPIGIGASENLLAEIAPGLIWIAALLATLMSLDSLFKEDYQDGTLEQWALSPHSLVTFVWARLISHWLVTALPLVAAAPIFALTLNLPVDAIGVLLLSLVLGTPVLMFVGAIGVALTTGLQKSSLLLPLLVLPFYIPVLIFGASAVEVSASGWSAAGQLYILAGLFVLGITLAPFAVASALKVSVSQ from the coding sequence ATGAGTAGTCTCTGGAGTCTGATTCGTCGGGATTTGCTCCTCGCCTACCGGCGCCGCGGCGAAGTCGGCAATGCCCTGATTTTTTTCGGACTGGTCGTATTGCTGTTCCCGATCGGGATCGGAGCATCCGAAAACCTACTGGCCGAAATCGCTCCGGGCTTGATCTGGATTGCCGCCCTTTTGGCTACGCTCATGTCGCTCGACAGCCTGTTCAAGGAAGATTATCAGGACGGCACTTTAGAACAATGGGCGCTCAGTCCACATTCGCTGGTGACCTTTGTCTGGGCACGCCTGATTTCGCACTGGCTGGTGACGGCCCTTCCCCTTGTGGCGGCCGCGCCGATTTTTGCCTTGACACTGAATTTACCCGTTGATGCCATTGGCGTTCTGCTCCTCAGCCTCGTGTTAGGCACGCCGGTACTCATGTTTGTAGGAGCCATCGGTGTTGCTTTAACGACCGGGCTGCAGAAAAGCAGTTTACTGCTACCTCTGCTCGTTCTTCCCTTTTATATCCCGGTGCTGATTTTCGGAGCCAGCGCCGTCGAAGTCAGTGCATCCGGCTGGTCAGCTGCCGGGCAGCTTTACATTCTCGCCGGGCTCTTCGTTCTCGGTATTACCCTGGCACCCTTTGCGGTCGCCTCAGCATTAAAGGTCAGCGTGTCACAATGA
- a CDS encoding heme ABC transporter permease — MNIIAKWYYRLGAPNWFYPLAGKMLPWAAAAFFALLIPGLYMGLFTAPADYQQGDSFRIMYVHVPAAWMSMFVYFAMAVAALVALVWRVRMAEIMIISSAPLGASFALIALITGALWGKPMWGAWWVWDARLTSELILLFVYLGIFALYNAIENKQTAGRAMSILTLVGVVNLPIIHYSVVWWNTLHQAATVSKFDTPSIHIDMLIPLLLMAAAFQFLYLWILLLKMRANLLEQDIHCGWVKKVIWDRRKTCDGGN, encoded by the coding sequence ATGAATATTATCGCCAAATGGTACTATCGCCTCGGAGCGCCGAACTGGTTCTATCCTCTGGCCGGGAAAATGCTCCCCTGGGCTGCGGCCGCGTTTTTTGCCTTATTGATCCCGGGACTTTATATGGGCTTGTTCACCGCACCGGCCGATTATCAGCAGGGGGATTCCTTCCGAATCATGTATGTGCATGTTCCGGCAGCCTGGATGTCGATGTTTGTTTATTTTGCCATGGCGGTAGCCGCGCTGGTTGCCCTTGTCTGGCGTGTGCGCATGGCAGAAATTATGATTATTTCCAGTGCGCCGCTGGGCGCAAGTTTTGCCCTGATTGCTCTGATTACCGGCGCGCTTTGGGGAAAGCCGATGTGGGGTGCCTGGTGGGTATGGGACGCCCGCTTGACGTCAGAGCTGATTCTGCTGTTTGTTTATCTGGGCATTTTCGCACTCTACAATGCCATCGAAAACAAACAGACTGCCGGACGCGCCATGAGCATTCTGACGCTTGTCGGCGTCGTCAATCTGCCGATTATTCACTATTCGGTAGTGTGGTGGAACACTTTGCATCAAGCCGCCACCGTCAGCAAATTTGATACGCCTTCGATTCACATTGACATGTTAATTCCACTGCTGCTGATGGCAGCGGCCTTTCAATTTCTCTACTTGTGGATTCTGCTGCTGAAAATGCGCGCCAATCTGCTTGAGCAGGATATTCACTGCGGCTGGGTCAAAAAAGTGATCTGGGACCGCCGAAAAACATGTGATGGAGGAAACTAG
- the ccmD gene encoding heme exporter protein CcmD, translating into MQEFFAMGGYGAYVWSAFGISAFILLINLLQPVLQHRQAIRDADDFHHQD; encoded by the coding sequence ATGCAGGAATTTTTCGCAATGGGGGGCTACGGCGCTTACGTCTGGTCCGCATTCGGCATCAGTGCTTTTATTCTGCTGATCAATTTATTACAGCCCGTTTTACAACACCGTCAGGCGATTCGGGACGCCGACGATTTTCACCACCAAGACTGA
- the ccmE gene encoding cytochrome c maturation protein CcmE → MSPVRKKRFYLVLLLLTGVSIATFLIIQAFSQNMMFFFSTTEVKQGKAPADRDFRLGGLVVNNSVQRETGSLKVRFELTDSQTPVKVEYTGILPDLFREGQGIIAKGHLNQEGIFVAKEVLAKHDENYMPPEVADSINKAQIARTESVTP, encoded by the coding sequence ATGAGTCCTGTTCGCAAAAAACGTTTTTATCTCGTGCTGCTATTGCTGACCGGTGTCAGCATCGCCACCTTTCTGATCATTCAGGCATTCAGCCAAAATATGATGTTTTTCTTTTCCACAACCGAAGTCAAACAGGGCAAAGCCCCCGCCGATCGGGATTTTCGTCTTGGCGGCCTGGTGGTCAACAACAGCGTGCAACGCGAAACCGGCTCTCTGAAAGTGCGTTTTGAACTGACGGACAGCCAAACTCCGGTCAAGGTGGAATACACCGGAATTTTGCCGGATCTGTTCCGGGAAGGGCAAGGTATCATCGCCAAAGGCCACCTGAACCAGGAAGGAATTTTCGTCGCCAAAGAAGTCCTTGCCAAACATGACGAAAACTATATGCCGCCGGAAGTGGCCGACTCCATTAACAAAGCGCAGATCGCCCGTACGGAATCGGTGACGCCATGA
- a CDS encoding heme lyase CcmF/NrfE family subunit, giving the protein MIPEIGHFALILGLGFASVLAIFPLWGSYKNNTAWIALARPAAFGQFLFVSLSFACLIYAFLDNDFSVKYVASNSNTQLPIIFKVSATWGAHEGSLLLWGLILTLWTFAVSLFNRSLPESLNAKLLSTLGLVSIGFLLFILITSNPFERLMDIPQEGRSLNPLLQDIGLAIHPPMLYMGYVGMAVSFAFAVAVLLEGKFEMAWARWTKAWTLIAWAFLTLGIALGSWWAYYELGWGGWWFWDPVENASLLPWLVATALIHSLAITGSRGTFQSWSLLLAILAFALSLLGTFLVRSGVLTSVHAFTSDPSRGVFILIFLVIVVGLSLTLYSTNAHKVTHSKKFNLFSKESFLLFNNVILMAMMATVLLGTLYPLILDALGLAKISVGAPYFNSVMLPLTVPLAIFMGFGFAAHWRQDQGPSLLKRMLLPLILSLVTALLVPLLLLPDVSGLSILGLFMSSWIGFSALYWLVRSQGHFSKPSLQLAGSSLAHIGFAVTLTGITITSLYSIEKDIRLAEGDRYQIQQYEFRFDGVQQKQEANYLASEGWVTVFENGEVIAHLKPQKRTYLSQGMPMTEAGIDAGLNRDLFVALGERLQDGAWSLRLQYKPFIRWIWLGSILMALGALLVLLAHLRNGKDAK; this is encoded by the coding sequence ATGATCCCGGAAATCGGCCATTTTGCTCTTATTCTCGGCTTGGGCTTTGCCAGCGTTTTAGCCATTTTTCCGCTTTGGGGCAGTTATAAAAATAATACCGCTTGGATTGCGCTGGCCCGACCGGCTGCCTTCGGGCAATTTCTATTTGTCAGCCTGTCTTTTGCGTGTCTGATTTACGCTTTTCTCGACAACGACTTTTCCGTGAAGTACGTCGCCTCCAACTCCAACACGCAATTGCCGATAATTTTTAAAGTTTCGGCAACCTGGGGAGCCCACGAAGGTTCCCTGCTGTTATGGGGACTGATACTGACGCTATGGACTTTCGCAGTCAGTCTCTTCAATCGCTCACTCCCGGAAAGCCTGAATGCCAAGCTGCTCAGTACTCTCGGCTTGGTCAGCATCGGTTTCCTGCTGTTTATTCTCATCACCTCCAACCCGTTCGAACGCCTGATGGACATTCCTCAGGAAGGTCGCAGCCTGAACCCACTGTTGCAAGACATCGGCCTGGCGATCCATCCGCCGATGCTCTATATGGGTTACGTCGGGATGGCGGTTTCATTCGCATTTGCGGTTGCCGTACTTCTGGAAGGAAAATTCGAAATGGCCTGGGCGCGCTGGACCAAAGCCTGGACATTAATCGCCTGGGCATTTCTCACGCTTGGCATCGCACTTGGCAGCTGGTGGGCTTACTACGAACTCGGCTGGGGCGGCTGGTGGTTCTGGGATCCGGTTGAAAATGCCTCTCTTCTTCCGTGGCTGGTCGCAACTGCCTTGATTCACTCCTTGGCAATCACCGGTTCACGAGGAACCTTCCAATCGTGGAGTCTTTTGCTGGCAATACTTGCTTTCGCCTTGAGCCTGCTCGGGACATTTCTGGTCCGCTCCGGCGTCTTGACCTCCGTGCATGCGTTTACCAGCGATCCGTCGCGCGGCGTGTTCATTCTGATTTTTCTGGTCATTGTTGTCGGGCTGTCATTGACGCTCTACTCGACCAATGCACACAAAGTAACGCACAGCAAAAAATTCAATCTGTTCTCCAAAGAAAGTTTTCTACTGTTCAACAACGTAATCCTGATGGCAATGATGGCCACGGTTCTGCTTGGTACCCTTTACCCATTGATACTTGATGCGCTTGGTCTGGCAAAAATTTCCGTCGGCGCTCCTTATTTCAATAGTGTGATGTTGCCCCTGACCGTTCCCTTAGCGATTTTTATGGGCTTCGGCTTTGCCGCCCACTGGAGACAGGATCAAGGGCCGTCACTGCTGAAACGCATGCTTCTGCCACTCATTCTCAGTCTGGTCACTGCGCTTCTGGTTCCGCTCTTGCTTCTGCCAGACGTATCCGGCCTGAGCATACTCGGTTTGTTCATGTCATCCTGGATTGGCTTCAGCGCCCTTTACTGGCTGGTTCGCAGCCAGGGACACTTCAGTAAACCCTCCCTGCAACTGGCGGGTTCCAGCCTTGCCCACATCGGCTTCGCGGTGACTCTGACCGGGATTACGATCACATCTCTGTACAGTATTGAAAAGGATATTCGTCTGGCCGAAGGCGATCGCTATCAAATTCAGCAGTACGAATTCCGTTTCGATGGCGTGCAGCAGAAACAGGAAGCCAATTATCTCGCTTCGGAAGGCTGGGTGACCGTCTTTGAAAACGGCGAGGTCATTGCTCATCTCAAGCCGCAAAAACGCACCTATCTCAGTCAAGGCATGCCAATGACCGAAGCCGGTATTGATGCCGGTCTTAACCGCGATTTGTTCGTGGCACTTGGTGAAAGACTGCAGGACGGCGCCTGGAGTCTGCGCCTGCAGTACAAACCTTTCATTCGCTGGATCTGGCTGGGATCAATTCTGATGGCTTTGGGCGCACTTCTGGTTTTGCTCGCTCATCTCCGCAACGGGAAGGATGCCAAGTGA
- a CDS encoding DsbE family thiol:disulfide interchange protein encodes MKKQFAPLIIFAVLVLFLAIGLTLNPQNVPSPLIGKPAPQFELPRLNEPETFSPQQLQGKVWMLNIWASWCSSCKQEHKLLVELAKTQEFILVGLNYKDTATEANAWLKRYSDPYDFVVEDAQGKAGIDWGVYGVPETFVIDARGVIRHKFTGPLTRKSITETLLPLMRQLQSEVSP; translated from the coding sequence GTGAAAAAGCAGTTTGCCCCACTCATCATCTTTGCGGTACTGGTGCTGTTTCTCGCAATCGGCCTGACGCTGAACCCGCAGAATGTACCCTCCCCGTTGATCGGCAAGCCGGCACCTCAATTCGAGTTGCCGCGGCTGAATGAGCCAGAGACCTTTTCCCCTCAACAGTTACAGGGAAAAGTCTGGATGTTGAACATCTGGGCATCCTGGTGCAGCTCCTGCAAGCAGGAACACAAACTGCTGGTTGAACTGGCAAAAACACAAGAATTTATCCTTGTCGGATTGAATTACAAGGACACCGCTACCGAAGCCAATGCCTGGCTGAAACGCTATTCCGATCCATACGATTTCGTGGTTGAAGACGCTCAGGGCAAAGCCGGAATCGACTGGGGCGTTTACGGGGTTCCGGAAACGTTCGTCATCGATGCCCGCGGCGTTATCCGCCACAAATTTACCGGTCCTTTAACCCGCAAGAGCATCACGGAAACGCTGCTTCCTCTTATGCGGCAGTTACAAAGCGAGGTATCGCCATGA
- a CDS encoding cytochrome c-type biogenesis protein, translated as MKRFVIIVYMLLMAQPVFAAIEEHRFKTAEQERDYRQLIDELRCLVCQNQNLADSNAELAQDLRAQVYNMLVEQEADKQQIVDYMVQRYGDFVLYRPPLKTQTSLLWVGPFFFLAIGVWFLIRLIRRQNSMDDADDNS; from the coding sequence ATGAAGCGTTTCGTCATCATTGTTTACATGCTCCTCATGGCACAGCCGGTTTTTGCCGCCATCGAAGAGCATCGTTTCAAAACAGCTGAACAGGAACGGGATTACCGACAATTAATTGACGAACTGCGCTGTCTGGTTTGCCAGAACCAAAACCTCGCCGACTCGAATGCCGAACTGGCACAAGATCTTCGCGCTCAGGTTTACAACATGCTCGTCGAACAGGAAGCCGACAAACAACAGATCGTTGACTACATGGTTCAGCGATATGGAGACTTCGTGCTTTACCGCCCGCCGTTGAAAACGCAGACCTCCCTGCTCTGGGTCGGACCTTTTTTCTTTCTGGCAATCGGCGTCTGGTTTCTGATCCGCCTGATTCGCCGCCAAAATTCAATGGATGATGCTGATGACAACTCTTAG
- a CDS encoding NapC/NirT family cytochrome c — translation MFNKKTGLFIVIFLLGFASFGAMNSFFAYTNTTEFCTSCHSMTVNLKEYQETIHYKNASGVRAECADCHVPKEFLPKIKAKLFAAKDVYHEFIGDFAVSDELKADEDAYLEYYNQHRWQMASAVWKKMKDSDSRECRTCHAFNAMDFDEQGKQAANKHPRAIEKGQTCIDCHKGIAHEEPDEPEEVEEQYRDGLVGDLLPKR, via the coding sequence ATGTTTAATAAAAAAACCGGTCTATTTATCGTTATATTCCTTCTTGGCTTCGCATCCTTCGGAGCCATGAATTCTTTTTTTGCTTACACCAACACCACTGAGTTTTGTACTTCATGCCATAGCATGACCGTCAACCTCAAGGAGTACCAAGAAACGATTCACTACAAGAATGCTTCGGGTGTCCGCGCAGAATGTGCCGACTGCCATGTTCCGAAAGAATTCCTTCCGAAGATCAAGGCCAAGCTGTTTGCAGCGAAAGACGTTTACCATGAATTTATCGGCGACTTTGCCGTCAGCGACGAACTCAAAGCCGATGAAGACGCCTATCTGGAATATTACAACCAGCATCGCTGGCAAATGGCTTCTGCAGTCTGGAAAAAAATGAAAGACAGCGATTCGCGTGAATGCCGTACCTGCCACGCTTTCAACGCAATGGACTTTGACGAGCAAGGTAAACAGGCCGCAAACAAACACCCTAGAGCGATCGAAAAAGGGCAAACCTGTATCGACTGCCACAAAGGAATTGCGCACGAAGAGCCGGATGAACCGGAAGAAGTCGAAGAGCAGTACCGTGACGGTCTGGTTGGTGACTTGCTACCGAAACGCTAA
- a CDS encoding c-type cytochrome — MKKAKFSLLAGTVLAGGMLMSNSAIALDRGEMLANTCAGCHGPNGVSHGPATPSIAGISKDYFIESMHAYAAGDRPSTIMMRIAKGYSDADIEAMADYFSKQKHHSAKQETNNNLASKGEKIHKKYCEKCHSEGGSLAEDDAGILAGQWKPYLQYNLHDFTSGNREAPKKMAKQLKKMHDKYGQDGIDELIEFYSSN, encoded by the coding sequence ATGAAAAAAGCTAAGTTCAGCTTACTTGCAGGAACGGTACTGGCCGGCGGAATGCTGATGTCCAATTCCGCGATTGCATTAGACCGCGGCGAGATGCTCGCCAATACTTGTGCCGGCTGCCACGGTCCAAACGGTGTAAGCCATGGTCCTGCAACGCCAAGTATCGCCGGAATTTCAAAAGACTACTTCATCGAATCGATGCACGCCTATGCTGCCGGTGACCGTCCTTCAACCATTATGATGCGTATTGCCAAAGGCTACAGCGATGCCGACATCGAAGCGATGGCAGACTATTTCTCGAAACAAAAACACCACTCTGCCAAACAGGAAACCAACAATAACCTGGCAAGCAAAGGTGAAAAAATCCATAAGAAATATTGCGAGAAGTGTCACTCCGAAGGTGGAAGTCTGGCGGAAGACGATGCCGGTATTCTGGCTGGTCAATGGAAGCCTTATCTGCAATACAACCTGCACGACTTTACTTCCGGAAATCGTGAAGCACCGAAAAAAATGGCCAAGCAGCTGAAAAAAATGCATGACAAGTACGGCCAAGACGGTATTGACGAACTGATTGAATTCTACTCAAGCAACTAA
- a CDS encoding FCSD flavin-binding domain-containing protein, whose translation MTNISRRNLLKASAAGAVGIAATGCATTSLASNGKSVVIVGGGIGGATAAQYLKKMDSSIDVTIVEKNPDYYTCFMSNEVLGGHRKMESIHFTYENLKAKGIKVIFDKVTSIDPKGQTVKTAGGKSLSYNRCIVSPGVDFKYEEIEGYSEKVSHDSIPHAWKAGPQTVMLRKQLEAMKDGGTVVIVPPGNPFRCPPGPYERISQIASYLKAHKPNSKIVVLDQKDKFSKFGLFMDGWKRHYGYGTDASMIQWIPAKDGGKVTKVDVASKTVHCGAGAFKADVLNIIPNQKAGKIAIDAGLANDKGWCPIDHKTFESTQHKNIHIIGDSSIASPMPKSGYSANSQAKVCAAAIASLLNNVAMVEPSWVNTCYSVIAPGDGISVAMVYAYEDGKIVKVKGSGGLTGAYDAELRKREELYAHSWFKNITADVFG comes from the coding sequence ATGACAAATATTTCAAGACGAAACCTCCTTAAAGCTTCCGCCGCCGGTGCAGTCGGTATCGCTGCGACCGGATGTGCAACCACCAGCCTGGCTTCCAACGGAAAAAGCGTTGTAATCGTCGGTGGCGGTATTGGTGGGGCTACAGCTGCTCAGTACCTGAAAAAAATGGATTCCAGCATCGACGTTACCATTGTCGAAAAAAATCCGGACTACTACACCTGCTTTATGAGTAACGAAGTGCTTGGCGGACATCGTAAGATGGAATCCATCCATTTCACTTATGAAAACCTCAAAGCCAAAGGCATCAAAGTCATTTTCGACAAAGTCACTTCGATTGACCCGAAAGGACAGACTGTTAAAACAGCCGGTGGCAAGAGCCTTTCCTACAACCGTTGTATCGTTTCTCCGGGTGTGGACTTCAAATATGAAGAGATCGAAGGCTATTCAGAGAAAGTCTCTCACGATTCCATCCCGCATGCATGGAAAGCCGGTCCGCAGACCGTTATGCTACGTAAGCAGCTGGAAGCGATGAAAGATGGTGGAACCGTAGTCATCGTTCCGCCAGGCAACCCTTTCCGTTGCCCTCCGGGACCGTATGAGCGTATCTCGCAAATTGCTTCCTACCTGAAAGCGCACAAACCGAACTCGAAAATCGTCGTGCTTGACCAGAAAGACAAATTCTCCAAATTCGGTCTGTTCATGGATGGTTGGAAACGTCACTACGGTTACGGCACGGATGCCAGCATGATTCAATGGATTCCGGCGAAAGACGGCGGTAAAGTCACCAAAGTCGATGTAGCCAGCAAAACAGTCCATTGCGGTGCCGGCGCATTCAAAGCTGATGTATTAAACATTATCCCGAATCAGAAAGCCGGTAAAATCGCAATCGATGCAGGCCTGGCCAACGATAAAGGCTGGTGTCCTATCGACCATAAAACTTTTGAATCGACGCAGCACAAAAACATCCACATCATTGGTGATTCGTCCATCGCATCGCCTATGCCAAAATCCGGATATTCTGCTAACTCTCAAGCCAAAGTTTGTGCCGCGGCAATTGCTTCCCTGCTGAACAACGTTGCAATGGTAGAACCATCATGGGTCAATACCTGTTATTCGGTGATTGCTCCAGGTGACGGAATTTCCGTCGCAATGGTATACGCTTATGAAGACGGTAAAATCGTTAAGGTTAAAGGTTCCGGTGGTCTAACCGGCGCGTATGATGCCGAACTGCGTAAGCGTGAAGAGCTTTACGCTCACTCCTGGTTTAAAAACATCACGGCCGACGTATTCGGTTAA
- a CDS encoding FCSD flavin-binding domain-containing protein, whose protein sequence is MKLMNRRNLIKAMVATGAVGSMTSALSGCSLPVEDSKPKVLVVGGGFGGATCAKYLKRFDANLDVTLIEPKQTYMTCPGSNWYLAGLVDEQFITHDYAELQSKHGVEVIHDKVEGIDAKSKTVTLSDGSVLAYDRLVVSPGIDFRFDAIEGYSAEVIEQIPHAYQAGPQTEILYRQIREMKAGGTFIMTAPENPFRCPPGPYERVSMVADYFKKHNPTAKIIVLDAKNKFSKQGLFMEGWQELYGSMIEWYGAVDGGKVSKIDAQTKTVYCDLDTFKADVLNVIPPQKAGKVAFDAGLVDESGWCPVNQETFESTIHRDVYVIGDASIAGKMPKSGHSAASQAKMCAAAIVSQMHNWAMPRPKNVNTCYSLVGADYGISVAAVYHMQDGKIVGIKGAGGVSPHGATLQFRKMEATYARGWYKNITADIWDT, encoded by the coding sequence GCTGTTGGTTCCATGACCTCCGCGTTAAGCGGCTGCAGTTTGCCGGTCGAAGACAGTAAGCCGAAAGTCCTTGTTGTTGGCGGAGGTTTTGGAGGGGCGACCTGTGCTAAATATTTGAAGCGTTTCGATGCCAATCTGGATGTGACGCTGATTGAACCCAAACAGACTTACATGACCTGCCCAGGCAGTAATTGGTATCTGGCGGGTCTGGTTGATGAGCAGTTCATCACGCATGATTATGCCGAATTGCAGAGTAAGCACGGCGTTGAAGTCATCCATGATAAGGTTGAGGGAATCGATGCTAAGAGTAAAACCGTGACGTTAAGCGATGGGAGCGTGCTGGCTTACGACCGTCTGGTGGTTTCGCCTGGAATCGACTTCCGTTTTGATGCGATCGAAGGCTATTCCGCCGAGGTTATTGAGCAGATTCCTCATGCTTATCAGGCCGGGCCGCAAACCGAGATCCTTTATCGTCAGATCCGAGAAATGAAGGCGGGCGGAACATTTATCATGACGGCTCCTGAGAACCCATTCCGTTGTCCTCCGGGACCTTACGAGCGCGTTAGTATGGTTGCCGATTATTTTAAAAAGCATAATCCAACGGCAAAAATCATCGTTTTGGATGCCAAAAATAAATTTTCTAAACAAGGCCTGTTCATGGAAGGCTGGCAGGAACTTTACGGCAGCATGATCGAATGGTACGGTGCAGTGGATGGCGGTAAAGTTTCTAAAATCGATGCGCAGACAAAAACGGTTTACTGTGATCTGGATACTTTCAAGGCCGATGTCTTGAATGTGATTCCTCCACAGAAGGCTGGAAAAGTGGCATTTGACGCCGGGTTGGTTGATGAATCGGGCTGGTGTCCGGTAAACCAGGAAACGTTCGAATCGACGATTCACCGCGATGTTTACGTGATTGGTGATGCATCGATTGCCGGTAAAATGCCGAAGTCCGGTCACTCTGCTGCCAGTCAGGCGAAGATGTGTGCGGCGGCGATTGTTTCGCAAATGCACAACTGGGCAATGCCGCGTCCTAAAAACGTGAATACCTGTTACAGCCTGGTTGGTGCTGATTACGGGATCAGCGTTGCTGCCGTTTATCACATGCAGGACGGAAAAATTGTTGGAATCAAAGGTGCAGGAGGTGTCAGTCCTCATGGTGCGACTTTACAGTTCCGCAAGATGGAAGCGACCTATGCGCGTGGCTGGTATAAAAACATTACTGCCGATATCTGGGATACCTGA